A window from Planctomycetota bacterium encodes these proteins:
- a CDS encoding resolvase codes for MNVTIYTRVSTTDQAESGLGLAAQVAACEAFAAKAGHTVTGLHTDAGISGAAGIEDRPGLMAAVAGLRRGDALVIGKRCRLGRDAFVIAVIERAVSRKGAVILSADGVGNGDDPAAVFMKNVVNAAGEFERGLIRSRTRAALAAKRAAGRLTGEVPFGWTADVEGRLIEHADEQAILRVIHELRDAGVSLRRIASILTESGHATKKGRAAWTHTTVKSILDRAAALAA; via the coding sequence ATGAACGTCACGATCTACACTCGAGTCTCCACCACCGATCAGGCCGAGTCGGGCCTCGGCCTCGCCGCACAGGTCGCCGCCTGCGAGGCCTTCGCCGCCAAGGCCGGCCACACCGTCACCGGCCTGCACACTGACGCCGGGATCAGCGGCGCGGCCGGGATCGAGGATCGGCCGGGACTCATGGCCGCCGTCGCCGGCCTGCGTCGTGGTGACGCCTTGGTGATCGGCAAGCGGTGCCGCCTCGGCCGTGACGCCTTCGTGATCGCCGTGATCGAGCGTGCAGTGAGTCGCAAAGGTGCCGTGATCCTCTCGGCCGATGGTGTTGGCAACGGTGACGATCCTGCCGCCGTGTTTATGAAGAACGTCGTGAACGCCGCAGGCGAGTTTGAGCGCGGCCTGATCCGCAGCCGCACCCGCGCCGCCTTGGCCGCCAAGCGTGCCGCCGGCCGCCTCACCGGCGAAGTGCCGTTCGGGTGGACGGCCGACGTCGAGGGCCGCCTGATCGAGCACGCCGACGAGCAGGCGATCCTGCGTGTGATCCACGAACTGCGTGACGCCGGCGTTAGCCTGCGGCGGATCGCCTCGATCCTCACCGAGTCAGGACACGCCACAAAGAAAGGCCGCGCCGCATGGACGCACACCACCGTGAAGTCGATCCTCGATCGCGCCGCCGCCTTGGCGGCCTGA